Part of the Deinococcota bacterium genome, CTGCTCGTCCACGCTATCGAAAGGGGTTCGCTGCCTCCGCTCTCCTGCCGCGTCCTGGCCTACAGCAGCCGGCAGTCGCTGGTGGCGGCGCTGGACGGGCTTCTGCCCAAAGCGGAGGTGGCGCTCGAGTACTCGCCGCTGGGCGACATCCCCTACGTCTCGCACGTCGACGGCGGCACCATCGACCTCCTGCGCTCGCTTCACGTCACGCCCGTCTCCTCGGCCACCCTCCTGCAGGTCTTCGATACCTGGACCGAGGCGCAACTGGGGGCCCACTTGGAGGCCGCCGAGCACGTCATGAAGGCCAAGGATCTGGCCTTTGCCGCCATCGCCCGGCAGCTAGGGGCGGGGCAGGAGGTCCGCGAGACCGAGGTGCAAGAGGTCATCGTGGCCTACTTCAGCTCCCAGGGCCTGAGCTACGACCACCCGCCCATCGTCGGCTTCGGGTCGCATTCGGGCGACCCGCACTACGCCCCGCAAAAGGGCAGCGACCGCACGCTGAGGCCGGGCGACGCCATCCTCATCGACCTGTGGTGCAAGCGCGACGAGGCGAGCGCGCCCTTTGCCGACATCACCTGGATGGGTGTTCGCGGCGAGCCTTCGCCCGAACTGCAAGAGGTCTTTGCGGTCGTGAGGGAGGCCCGCGACCTGGCGGTAGCGACCATCCGCGAGCACTACGCGCGCGGCCACTATCCCGAGGGCCGGCTGATCGACCGGGCGGTGCGCGATTTTATCTCGAAGAGGGGCTACGGCGAAAGGTTCAGCCACCGCACCGGCCACTCGCTGGGCACGCGCTTTGTCCACGGCGACGCGGTGCATCTGGACGACTTCGAGACCTGCGACAGCCGCGAACTCCTGCCGGGCCTGGCCGTCACCGTCGAGCCGGGCGTCTACCTGGAGGGTTTCGGCGTGCGCAGCGAGATCAACGTGGTGCTCGAGCAGAACGGCCCGCGGGTGACGACGGGCGAACAAGGGACGCTCGAGGTCGTCTGACGCTGTAAACAGTCGAGTGAGAAACTTCACTCGCCTCGCCAAAAACCCTCATCCTGGCCTGTTCTCTCC contains:
- a CDS encoding M24 family metallopeptidase, giving the protein MDWIKTAQEELSRQGLAGWLVYDFRGNNPMAARFLSAKMKIGKLSRRVFLFVPARGEPSLLVHAIERGSLPPLSCRVLAYSSRQSLVAALDGLLPKAEVALEYSPLGDIPYVSHVDGGTIDLLRSLHVTPVSSATLLQVFDTWTEAQLGAHLEAAEHVMKAKDLAFAAIARQLGAGQEVRETEVQEVIVAYFSSQGLSYDHPPIVGFGSHSGDPHYAPQKGSDRTLRPGDAILIDLWCKRDEASAPFADITWMGVRGEPSPELQEVFAVVREARDLAVATIREHYARGHYPEGRLIDRAVRDFISKRGYGERFSHRTGHSLGTRFVHGDAVHLDDFETCDSRELLPGLAVTVEPGVYLEGFGVRSEINVVLEQNGPRVTTGEQGTLEVV